A single region of the Chroococcidiopsis thermalis PCC 7203 genome encodes:
- a CDS encoding DUF192 domain-containing protein translates to MKENSAASQSSSQGSKYSTDEIYLKILNCIGPVAGILVAVVPVTLALIPPPAQHLPIEAHLTMPARKIELEVARTPEQMAAGLRSRSSLPLDRGMLFVVGQPKSVKLWMKDVLVPLDIIFIRNGAIASLVENAPPCPRWKSCPIYDSVKPVSYVLELPAGSADRLGIQPGRKLDVKFTN, encoded by the coding sequence ATGAAAGAAAACTCTGCTGCTAGCCAAAGCTCAAGTCAGGGAAGCAAGTACAGCACCGATGAAATTTACCTAAAAATTCTCAACTGCATCGGACCTGTCGCAGGTATTTTAGTGGCTGTCGTTCCCGTTACCCTTGCCTTGATTCCTCCCCCAGCACAACATCTACCCATCGAAGCTCACCTGACGATGCCAGCGCGAAAGATCGAACTTGAAGTGGCACGAACGCCAGAACAAATGGCTGCTGGTCTGAGATCTCGCTCCTCTCTACCGCTAGATCGCGGTATGCTTTTTGTGGTTGGTCAACCCAAATCAGTCAAATTGTGGATGAAAGATGTATTAGTACCACTTGACATCATCTTCATTCGCAACGGTGCGATCGCGTCCTTAGTCGAAAATGCTCCTCCCTGTCCGCGATGGAAAAGTTGCCCGATTTACGATTCAGTCAAACCAGTCAGCTACGTCCTAGAGCTACCAGCAGGCAGTGCTGATAGACTTGGTATACAACCAGGTAGAAAACTGGATGTTAAGTTTACCAACTAG
- a CDS encoding GFA family protein, translating into MKKTYIGSCHCGAVRYEADIDLSQGTFKCNCSICTKTRTWLTTVSPDAFRLLAGRAESTEYQFNTQTIHHLFCKHCGVRSFGWGDTPEGGKFYAVHVTCLDDVEIDELVSAPITYIDGRNDNFQSSPVETRHL; encoded by the coding sequence ATGAAGAAGACGTACATTGGTAGCTGTCACTGCGGTGCAGTCCGCTATGAAGCAGACATCGATTTAAGTCAAGGTACCTTCAAATGCAATTGCTCGATCTGCACTAAGACGAGAACCTGGCTCACCACTGTCAGCCCAGATGCTTTTCGGCTACTTGCAGGCAGAGCTGAATCAACTGAGTATCAGTTCAACACGCAGACGATTCACCATTTGTTCTGCAAACACTGTGGAGTGCGATCGTTTGGCTGGGGGGATACGCCAGAAGGTGGCAAGTTCTATGCCGTCCATGTCACCTGTCTCGATGACGTAGAGATTGACGAACTCGTCAGTGCGCCGATTACTTATATCGATGGGCGTAACGATAACTTTCAATCCTCGCCAGTCGAGACGCGACACCTTTAA
- a CDS encoding ATP-binding protein has protein sequence MQSNVFYALQEHILNNSPLVACESPFQERLRFFLGVAQICHKLGKSCYLWNLGESAIKKVSISVEGNLVLQDFDARQTIITEQKRTEYFEVFDFWQTQLENGVLIVENIYPWLQAENVVKQTEFLLMSEWIKSSLLNLKLYNDRARKTLILLGDSASLSKDMVGEIPIISHELPELDEIISVLRHSQILPVSLENKYWSEIARAGIGLYASDIIRGLASLNKEFNLELTASAGEQIVKQATKQLLEYKIDLLNKLYNIEFVPPPKVKLGGLELMQEAFQKFKVLLSPVAKQYNLRVPKGVMFVGPPGTGKSHAAKVCAQIMGVPLVLVDWGNFRSEGDRAEVKLQKLLKLADRLNQIVIYFDDLDKGFAGDDDLSRRLAGQLLTWMQERTSDVVVIASVNRMEWLPPELTRAGRFDYIYKVDLPNNGERHAIFKLHAARFDCRFRNGGDPFTEAEWRRLLKATNRCVGAEIQTIVERAAATTFYEMLAGGEIDRNCQPQLELTVEALLSERKQMNPLAIREADRVESMRHKADIQGLPSSPIDDSIYANGNVEIFR, from the coding sequence ATGCAGTCGAACGTATTCTATGCTCTTCAAGAGCATATCCTCAACAATAGTCCACTTGTTGCTTGCGAGTCACCATTTCAGGAACGGCTGCGCTTTTTCCTGGGTGTCGCTCAGATTTGTCACAAACTCGGTAAAAGCTGCTATCTATGGAATTTAGGAGAAAGTGCAATCAAGAAAGTTAGTATTTCTGTTGAGGGAAACTTAGTTCTTCAGGATTTTGACGCTCGTCAGACTATTATTACTGAGCAAAAAAGAACGGAGTATTTCGAGGTTTTTGATTTTTGGCAAACGCAGTTAGAGAATGGAGTGTTAATTGTTGAAAATATTTATCCTTGGCTGCAAGCAGAGAATGTGGTGAAACAGACAGAATTTTTATTGATGTCAGAATGGATAAAATCATCTTTATTAAACCTAAAGCTTTACAACGACAGAGCGAGAAAAACGCTAATATTGCTGGGAGACTCTGCTAGCCTTTCTAAGGATATGGTAGGCGAAATCCCTATAATTTCTCATGAGTTGCCTGAACTCGATGAGATTATCAGCGTACTCAGGCATAGCCAAATATTACCAGTCAGTTTAGAAAATAAATATTGGTCAGAAATTGCTAGAGCAGGTATAGGATTGTACGCATCGGACATAATACGTGGCTTAGCATCTTTAAACAAAGAATTTAACTTAGAGTTAACTGCAAGTGCTGGAGAACAAATTGTCAAACAAGCAACTAAGCAACTACTTGAATATAAAATAGATTTATTGAACAAACTTTATAATATAGAGTTCGTGCCACCTCCAAAAGTAAAGCTTGGAGGGTTGGAGCTGATGCAAGAAGCATTCCAAAAATTCAAGGTTTTACTATCGCCAGTAGCTAAACAGTATAACTTGAGAGTGCCAAAAGGTGTGATGTTTGTCGGACCGCCAGGAACTGGTAAATCTCATGCAGCAAAAGTCTGCGCTCAAATTATGGGAGTACCGCTAGTCCTGGTTGATTGGGGAAATTTCAGAAGTGAGGGCGATCGCGCCGAAGTTAAGTTGCAAAAGTTGCTCAAGCTTGCCGATCGCCTCAACCAAATCGTCATCTATTTTGATGACCTAGATAAGGGATTTGCCGGAGACGACGACCTGTCAAGACGGCTGGCAGGTCAACTATTGACTTGGATGCAAGAGCGCACGAGTGATGTGGTAGTCATTGCTAGCGTCAACCGGATGGAATGGTTGCCCCCAGAACTGACTCGCGCTGGCAGATTCGACTACATCTACAAAGTAGACTTGCCCAACAACGGCGAACGCCACGCTATTTTCAAGCTGCACGCTGCCCGATTCGATTGCCGCTTCCGCAATGGTGGCGATCCCTTCACTGAAGCCGAGTGGCGGCGACTGCTCAAAGCCACAAATAGATGTGTAGGTGCAGAGATCCAAACGATTGTAGAAAGAGCGGCAGCCACGACTTTCTACGAAATGCTAGCTGGTGGCGAAATCGATCGGAATTGTCAACCTCAACTGGAGCTTACGGTTGAAGCACTGTTGTCCGAGCGCAAGCAGATGAATCCTTTGGCGATTAGGGAAGCAGACAGAGTGGAGTCCATGCGTCACAAAGCAGATATTCAAGGACTTCCTTCTTCTCCCATTGACGATAGTATTTATGCCAACGGTAATGTCGAAATCTTCAGGTAG
- the iscB gene encoding RNA-guided endonuclease IscB yields the protein MSNQVLVLDTNRKPLTPCTPGTARSLLKAGKAAVFRRFPFSIILKKEVKDVPQPLTLKLDPGSKTTGIALLKGSQLLWVAELIHRGAAIKDAILSRRQLRRGRRNRKTRYREARFLNRTRPQCWLAPSLQHRVDTTLTWVKRLTRYTPVAEVRQELVKFDLQLMQNTEISGIEYQQGELQGYEVREYLLEKFNRQCVYCGAKDMPLEVEHIKPRSRGGSDRVSNLVLACHSCNQSKGNQDIKDFLSNKPDVLKRVISQAKAPLKDATAVNVTRWALFNALKELGLPVVTSSGGKTKFNRSRLGLPKTHFFDAACVGETLELQVCTREPLLIKTTGHGTRQMCGTDKFGFPTRHRSKAIIHKGFKTGDMIKAVVTTGKKAGNYVGRVLCRKSGSFDIATKSGRVTGISYKCCQPIQRKDGYSYAI from the coding sequence ATGTCTAATCAAGTTCTAGTTCTAGATACTAATCGCAAACCGCTTACTCCCTGTACTCCGGGGACAGCGCGTTCATTGCTGAAAGCTGGAAAGGCTGCTGTCTTTCGCCGCTTTCCCTTCAGCATCATTCTCAAAAAAGAAGTCAAGGATGTACCGCAACCATTAACTCTGAAGCTAGATCCAGGCAGCAAGACGACGGGAATTGCACTTTTAAAAGGCTCTCAGTTGCTCTGGGTAGCAGAACTCATTCATCGAGGCGCTGCAATCAAAGATGCAATACTATCCCGTCGTCAACTCCGTCGAGGGCGGCGCAACCGCAAGACTCGTTATCGAGAAGCTAGATTTCTCAACCGTACTCGTCCTCAATGTTGGCTGGCTCCCAGTTTGCAGCATCGAGTCGATACTACTCTGACTTGGGTTAAGCGGTTGACACGATACACTCCCGTTGCCGAAGTACGTCAAGAGCTAGTCAAGTTCGATCTGCAACTGATGCAGAATACCGAAATTAGTGGCATTGAATATCAACAGGGCGAATTACAGGGTTATGAGGTACGAGAGTATCTGCTAGAGAAGTTTAACCGTCAGTGCGTTTATTGTGGTGCTAAGGATATGCCACTAGAGGTTGAGCATATCAAACCGCGTTCTAGAGGAGGATCTGACAGAGTTTCTAATCTGGTATTGGCTTGTCATTCTTGCAATCAGAGCAAAGGTAATCAGGATATCAAAGATTTTCTTTCAAATAAGCCTGATGTACTTAAACGAGTTATCTCTCAAGCCAAAGCCCCGCTCAAGGATGCTACTGCTGTTAATGTTACCCGTTGGGCATTATTCAACGCCCTAAAAGAGTTAGGTTTGCCTGTCGTTACTAGTAGTGGAGGTAAGACAAAGTTTAACCGCAGCCGTCTTGGTTTGCCTAAAACTCATTTTTTTGATGCTGCTTGCGTTGGGGAGACTCTAGAATTGCAGGTTTGCACGCGAGAGCCTTTGTTAATCAAGACAACGGGGCATGGCACGAGGCAGATGTGTGGGACAGACAAATTTGGTTTTCCTACTCGCCATCGTTCTAAAGCTATTATCCACAAAGGATTTAAAACTGGCGACATGATTAAAGCTGTTGTCACCACTGGCAAGAAAGCTGGAAACTATGTTGGTCGGGTTCTTTGCCGGAAGAGCGGTAGTTTCGATATTGCTACGAAGTCAGGTCGAGTAACAGGTATTAGCTACAAATGTTGTCAACCTATTCAGCGCAAGGATGGTTACTCGTATGCAATTTAG
- a CDS encoding siphovirus Gp157 family protein produces the protein MKQDKTINTPQAVAKSKDITERSLRELSLEAALLWNQIEDASESGAENVENLVKHLWQVQEATESKIDNIAWIVDYLKIEIDAAKQRLDVVIELHEQFIARKEAQLAGIKQGLLWLHAQGLIPKRNIGKEREIEIRDNNPKVIPKVAADDSQLPDEFRVQESKSRLDLQAILDAHKSGRDVSSFAEIQIGKQVRFKFQSSRTKAKHSQS, from the coding sequence ATGAAACAAGATAAGACAATTAATACACCCCAAGCGGTCGCAAAATCAAAAGACATTACCGAGCGATCGCTGCGAGAACTATCCCTAGAGGCTGCCTTGTTGTGGAATCAGATTGAAGATGCTTCAGAATCAGGAGCTGAAAATGTCGAAAACCTTGTCAAACATCTGTGGCAAGTCCAAGAAGCAACTGAATCAAAGATTGATAACATTGCTTGGATTGTAGATTATCTAAAAATTGAAATTGATGCTGCCAAACAACGCCTGGATGTAGTTATAGAGCTGCACGAGCAATTCATTGCTAGGAAGGAAGCTCAGTTAGCAGGTATCAAGCAGGGATTGCTGTGGTTGCACGCTCAAGGATTAATTCCAAAACGTAATATTGGCAAAGAGAGAGAAATTGAAATTAGAGATAACAATCCTAAAGTTATACCTAAAGTAGCCGCCGATGACTCCCAGCTTCCAGATGAATTTCGAGTGCAAGAATCAAAATCTAGGCTAGACCTTCAAGCTATTCTTGATGCTCATAAATCTGGGAGAGATGTCAGCAGCTTTGCTGAGATTCAGATTGGGAAACAAGTGCGGTTCAAGTTTCAATCCTCTCGTACTAAAGCCAAACACTCTCAAAGTTAG
- a CDS encoding Uma2 family endonuclease has product MVTTAKWTLEDYHCMIEVGLLEGRHVELLNGEIVEMPPEGPEHAYLGDEVGKYLSDLLGDRAQVREGHPVTLPNNSEPEPDLAIVKPLGQTYRQHHPYAENIFWLIEYANTSLNKDLDAKRKAYASAELQEYWVVDLKHRQLKVFRSPSKGDYTLEETLIEGEISPIAFPEIVISVQLLFGGCNPVADSLI; this is encoded by the coding sequence ATGGTGACTACTGCTAAATGGACGCTAGAAGACTATCATTGCATGATTGAAGTCGGTCTGTTAGAAGGTCGCCACGTCGAGCTATTAAACGGAGAGATCGTTGAAATGCCTCCAGAGGGTCCAGAACACGCCTACCTTGGGGATGAAGTCGGCAAATATTTAAGTGATCTTTTAGGCGATCGCGCTCAAGTCCGTGAAGGTCATCCCGTTACATTGCCTAATAACTCAGAACCAGAACCCGATCTTGCTATTGTTAAACCCCTTGGGCAAACTTACCGCCAACACCATCCCTACGCCGAAAATATTTTTTGGCTAATTGAGTATGCTAACACTAGCCTCAACAAAGATTTAGATGCTAAGCGAAAAGCTTATGCTTCAGCAGAGCTTCAGGAATACTGGGTTGTGGATTTAAAGCATCGACAGCTCAAGGTGTTTCGCTCTCCTAGCAAGGGTGACTACACATTAGAAGAAACTCTCATAGAGGGAGAAATCAGCCCAATAGCATTTCCTGAGATTGTAATTTCAGTGCAATTATTGTTCGGCGGCTGCAACCCTGTAGCAGATTCTCTCATCTAA
- a CDS encoding DUF3987 domain-containing protein, with translation MKQAQKNTSASPSVSQKLHLDRSSAIAQLEMLGYKRGDAIYIRAFLPKEDPRYAPNTGRKADRLSWEQVERWQEQGYGIYIVVNGGGHKDEDVKKCRAIFCEFDDRPIEDQINFWQDLGLPEPSMQIATRKSVHTYWVFDEPIAVEQWRELQTALLAYTASDPALKNPSRVMRLAGAYHIKPGHEPVRCDLIHSAGKCYSYQELRSAIPVSQSTTPAITLSPSSVPQSQANLVTPEARRFEDISIPVPASVPLSACLAKESRALLGAGVAEGGRNAQGAKLARDLIGTANYLQSIGQSFDGDPRLLLEDYANRCSPPLPSREVETIWKSAEKDNPTPSCTSEGVEACIRGWYWKHRLKPQPESTQTDRNYAAGRGFGYSNNSNAGNKPPVATVSLCDRIREILNRCDSESVTATALMELASATGRTYNEIDRLARIIRAEGELAEEVIEAVESFQGILKSCRKRLDIRLYLDKTLSDPLMAKAAAMPTAPEYLFNTVLPSSASRIGTAARIIVNPQGGYVQSCIFWTANIAHSGQAKTPPQQVILKPLEEMEAAAKEIHDRSMEDYEATKDSDAKVPVRQRRLLNNVTTSTKIRIHDENPRGLLEYIDELVADYQRLNQYKSGKGDDLQLELSFWNGSGGNFDRHDARLFLKRVALSKTGTYQWDTLARLMGADEVNFIASGYSSRFLYCSIVDAPARFLDLLSTPNPAADELKEKLSWLYAQLEQLPETDYFLSHEAKVLFQGWNHTLVNAEMEEKHFGLSLVYAKIESYTARIALWLHVVNAVLRGEKPQLTIDGRTMQHAIEIASFYLDQHKLIHAHNAPTRQPEGIFLKVQTQAEKVLKKCGKGVSASFLKSRINALKGWAVEKIRACIFKALAASGHGQIEGEGSEMVYIPNSPVDDIPGDLVGVGDELAASPIAKTTGNSDLQASIGEIGERVWSWGSPPGTSRGEDSAMRGCPPLRSHCVAEVPSVVASGVQLSGEDTRVRRCPRHREVSSGTTTEATFSQPSTEAIVSPLDHQFTNSVVETTTATALDSVDDTTNSSPIAPTEKTRQQQSPPAQELAEQILLCSTWAEIASRVKENTNRLVKAAKEMTAQQRQGLTRLLSEHLCQSPIHLSQLAWVPEKLRQRTLERLQFTIRRIASVAENVLDLGWESISGCRLERIGQIEMPGEAWLFTTPDGTHVYAYPDAVEAITPLALE, from the coding sequence ATGAAACAAGCACAAAAAAATACATCTGCTAGCCCATCTGTATCCCAAAAGCTCCACTTAGACCGCTCCTCCGCGATCGCCCAGTTAGAGATGCTCGGATACAAGCGTGGGGATGCCATCTATATCAGAGCTTTCCTACCAAAAGAAGACCCCCGCTATGCTCCTAACACTGGACGTAAAGCCGATAGGCTGAGTTGGGAACAGGTAGAGCGGTGGCAAGAACAAGGCTATGGCATTTATATCGTTGTGAATGGCGGCGGACATAAAGATGAAGACGTGAAGAAATGCCGTGCCATTTTTTGCGAATTTGACGATAGACCCATCGAAGACCAAATTAATTTTTGGCAAGACTTGGGGCTGCCAGAGCCTTCGATGCAAATTGCTACCCGCAAGTCAGTCCACACGTATTGGGTGTTTGACGAACCGATCGCTGTGGAACAATGGCGAGAATTGCAAACGGCTCTACTCGCCTACACTGCTTCCGATCCTGCACTGAAAAATCCTAGTCGAGTCATGCGATTGGCGGGGGCTTACCACATCAAACCAGGGCATGAACCAGTACGTTGCGATCTTATCCACTCTGCGGGCAAGTGCTATAGCTACCAAGAACTACGCTCAGCAATTCCAGTTTCGCAATCTACTACACCAGCCATAACATTGTCGCCCTCATCAGTGCCACAATCTCAAGCTAACTTAGTAACACCAGAGGCACGGCGCTTTGAAGATATTTCTATTCCCGTTCCCGCCTCAGTCCCTTTGTCAGCGTGCCTTGCTAAAGAATCTCGTGCCTTGCTGGGAGCGGGAGTAGCAGAAGGTGGACGTAATGCCCAAGGAGCTAAACTCGCCCGCGACCTAATCGGTACTGCCAATTACCTCCAGTCAATCGGTCAAAGTTTTGACGGCGACCCCAGGCTACTGCTAGAAGATTATGCTAATCGTTGTTCTCCACCCCTGCCGTCCAGGGAAGTAGAAACAATTTGGAAGTCAGCCGAAAAAGACAATCCCACTCCTAGCTGTACGTCGGAAGGAGTGGAAGCTTGTATCAGGGGGTGGTATTGGAAGCATCGCCTCAAACCACAGCCAGAATCTACCCAGACAGATCGCAACTATGCCGCTGGTCGTGGCTTCGGCTATAGCAACAATAGCAACGCTGGCAACAAACCACCCGTCGCTACAGTATCTCTGTGCGATCGGATTCGAGAAATTCTCAACCGCTGCGACAGCGAATCTGTTACTGCCACTGCTTTGATGGAGCTAGCTAGTGCCACAGGTCGCACCTACAACGAGATCGATCGACTCGCTAGAATAATTCGCGCTGAGGGAGAACTAGCAGAGGAAGTCATCGAAGCGGTTGAATCCTTTCAAGGAATACTCAAGAGCTGCCGCAAACGACTGGATATCCGGCTGTACTTAGACAAGACATTATCCGACCCGCTAATGGCAAAGGCAGCAGCGATGCCCACGGCACCAGAGTATCTATTTAATACGGTACTTCCTTCTAGTGCCTCACGCATTGGTACGGCAGCAAGAATTATTGTCAATCCCCAAGGTGGTTACGTCCAATCTTGTATTTTCTGGACAGCCAACATCGCCCACAGCGGTCAAGCCAAGACTCCTCCGCAGCAGGTCATCCTCAAACCGCTAGAGGAAATGGAAGCAGCAGCCAAAGAAATTCACGATCGCTCTATGGAGGACTACGAGGCTACCAAAGACAGCGATGCCAAAGTTCCAGTGCGACAGCGGCGGCTACTCAACAACGTCACCACTTCCACCAAAATCAGGATTCACGACGAGAATCCACGCGGCTTGCTGGAATATATCGATGAATTGGTCGCTGACTACCAACGTTTGAACCAGTACAAGAGCGGTAAGGGCGACGACCTGCAACTGGAACTATCGTTTTGGAATGGCTCTGGCGGTAACTTCGACCGTCACGACGCGCGACTGTTCTTGAAGCGCGTTGCTTTGAGCAAGACGGGAACGTACCAATGGGATACACTAGCACGCTTAATGGGAGCTGACGAAGTTAATTTTATTGCTAGCGGTTACTCGTCTCGGTTTCTCTACTGCTCGATCGTGGATGCCCCAGCTAGATTTCTCGATCTTTTATCAACTCCAAATCCAGCTGCCGACGAGTTAAAGGAAAAGTTGTCTTGGCTGTATGCCCAGTTAGAACAACTACCCGAAACCGATTACTTTCTTTCCCATGAAGCTAAAGTCTTGTTTCAGGGCTGGAACCATACTTTGGTAAACGCTGAGATGGAAGAAAAGCATTTCGGTCTGTCGCTAGTTTACGCCAAGATTGAATCCTATACGGCTCGAATCGCCTTGTGGTTGCACGTTGTCAATGCCGTGCTGCGTGGCGAAAAGCCCCAGCTTACAATCGACGGTCGGACAATGCAACATGCAATTGAAATTGCCTCGTTCTACCTCGACCAGCACAAACTGATCCATGCCCATAATGCCCCTACCCGCCAACCAGAAGGAATTTTTCTTAAAGTCCAAACTCAAGCTGAGAAGGTTTTGAAAAAGTGTGGCAAGGGTGTCAGTGCTTCGTTTCTCAAAAGTCGGATCAATGCTCTTAAAGGCTGGGCAGTAGAAAAAATTCGCGCTTGCATCTTCAAAGCTTTAGCAGCCTCCGGTCATGGGCAAATCGAAGGTGAAGGCAGCGAAATGGTTTACATCCCCAACTCACCAGTAGATGATATCCCAGGAGATTTGGTGGGTGTTGGTGATGAATTGGCGGCATCACCAATAGCCAAAACCACTGGCAATAGCGACTTACAAGCTTCAATTGGTGAAATTGGTGAGCGAGTGTGGTCTTGGGGGTCTCCCCCAGGAACATCTCGCGGTGAGGACAGTGCCATGCGGGGATGTCCCCCGTTGAGGAGCCACTGCGTTGCGGAGGTTCCCTCCGTTGTAGCAAGTGGCGTGCAACTGTCCGGTGAAGACACTCGCGTGCGGAGGTGTCCCCGCCACCGCGAAGTGTCTAGTGGTACAACAACAGAGGCTACTTTTTCTCAGCCGTCAACTGAAGCAATCGTCTCGCCCTTAGACCACCAATTCACCAACTCGGTGGTTGAAACTACTACTGCGACTGCCTTAGACTCTGTTGACGATACTACCAATTCATCACCAATTGCACCAACTGAAAAAACTAGGCAGCAACAGTCACCACCAGCACAGGAGCTAGCAGAACAAATACTGTTATGTTCTACTTGGGCTGAGATTGCGAGTCGAGTGAAGGAAAACACCAATAGGTTGGTAAAGGCTGCTAAGGAAATGACCGCCCAACAACGCCAAGGGCTAACGAGATTGTTAAGCGAGCATTTGTGCCAGTCTCCGATCCACCTGAGTCAATTGGCTTGGGTTCCCGAAAAGTTAAGGCAACGGACATTAGAGCGATTGCAATTTACCATCCGCCGCATAGCAAGCGTGGCAGAGAATGTTTTAGATTTAGGTTGGGAGAGTATTTCTGGCTGTAGGCTGGAGAGAATCGGTCAAATCGAAATGCCAGGAGAAGCCTGGCTGTTTACTACGCCAGATGGGACTCATGTTTATGCTTATCCCGATGCAGTAGAAGCGATAACTCCGCTCGCGCTCGAATAG
- a CDS encoding VOC family protein, translated as MSPQIFVNLPVKNLNQSIEFFTQLGFQFNSQFTDETATCMIISQDIFVMLLTHEKFKTFTPKEICDATKSTEVLVCLSAQSRETVDEMVRQAIAAGGTTYNEPQDHGFMYAHGFQDLDGHIWEIAYMEPNARDRG; from the coding sequence ATGAGTCCTCAAATTTTTGTTAACCTACCTGTCAAAAATCTCAACCAATCAATCGAATTCTTCACTCAACTCGGCTTCCAATTCAATTCTCAATTCACTGATGAAACTGCCACTTGCATGATTATCTCTCAGGACATCTTCGTGATGCTCTTGACCCATGAAAAGTTCAAGACGTTCACGCCCAAAGAGATTTGTGATGCCACAAAAAGCACCGAAGTGCTGGTGTGCTTGTCTGCCCAGAGCCGAGAAACAGTCGATGAAATGGTTCGTCAGGCGATAGCGGCTGGTGGTACAACCTACAACGAACCCCAAGACCACGGCTTCATGTACGCACATGGATTTCAGGATTTAGATGGTCACATTTGGGAAATTGCCTACATGGAGCCAAACGCGAGAGATCGAGGATAA
- a CDS encoding methyltransferase family protein, producing the protein MTSDDRSDKAETGMVSEVANPGMVRPPLVYLGAIALGLLLHFAWSVQLVSRAASLPLGGTVVLVAVALFLWAVRTFRLAGTPVPGNRPTTTIVHTGPYQYSRNPIYLSFSLLHLGIAFWVNSLWLLVTLIPALALMSFVVIPREEHYLESRFPSDYLPYKASVRRWL; encoded by the coding sequence ATGACAAGCGACGATCGCAGCGATAAGGCGGAGACAGGCATGGTATCGGAAGTCGCTAACCCTGGGATGGTGCGACCTCCTTTGGTATATCTGGGCGCGATCGCCTTGGGTCTGTTGCTGCATTTCGCCTGGTCAGTGCAGCTCGTGTCTCGTGCCGCGAGCTTGCCACTTGGAGGCACTGTAGTGCTTGTCGCCGTCGCTCTGTTTCTCTGGGCTGTACGGACGTTTCGGCTCGCTGGCACGCCCGTTCCAGGCAATCGTCCCACTACCACGATCGTACACACGGGTCCCTATCAATACAGCCGCAATCCCATCTATCTGTCTTTCTCGCTGCTCCATCTCGGCATCGCATTCTGGGTCAACAGTCTCTGGCTACTTGTTACCCTGATTCCAGCGTTGGCGCTGATGTCGTTTGTAGTCATCCCGCGAGAGGAGCACTACCTGGAGAGCCGCTTCCCCTCGGACTACTTGCCCTATAAGGCTTCTGTTCGTCGCTGGCTGTAG
- a CDS encoding VOC family protein: MKINSYLMFNGNCEAAFKFYEQCFDGKITMMMTHREAPSAEHISPEWHDKIMHACLDLGDRLLMGSDSPSGYFETPQGFYVQISVAEPAEAERIFHALAENGKVKMPLEQTFWSVRFGMLVDRFGTPWMVNCEQVA, encoded by the coding sequence ATGAAAATCAATTCCTACCTCATGTTCAACGGCAATTGCGAAGCAGCTTTCAAGTTCTACGAGCAATGTTTCGACGGCAAGATTACCATGATGATGACTCACAGGGAAGCACCTTCGGCAGAGCATATCTCCCCTGAATGGCACGACAAAATTATGCACGCTTGCCTCGACTTGGGCGATCGCCTCCTCATGGGGTCTGATAGTCCGTCTGGGTATTTTGAAACACCCCAAGGCTTCTACGTGCAAATTAGCGTTGCCGAACCAGCCGAGGCAGAGCGAATTTTTCACGCTCTAGCAGAAAATGGCAAGGTGAAGATGCCGCTCGAACAAACCTTTTGGTCTGTCCGTTTTGGTATGTTGGTCGATCGGTTCGGCACGCCGTGGATGGTTAACTGCGAGCAGGTGGCTTGA
- a CDS encoding DUF1579 domain-containing protein: METTKTQQDSTMNAEPQKEHQWLQKLVGEWTYEIEVKMGADRPTEKSTGTESVRSLGRLWILAEAQGEIPGCGEATTMMTLGYDPQKQRYVGTWIGSMMTYLWVYEGGELDEAETVLTLNSEGPAMTGNEKMAKYRDAIEFESNDRRAMTSHVLGDDGQWHHFMTANYWRKQ; the protein is encoded by the coding sequence ATGGAGACAACCAAGACACAACAGGACTCAACAATGAATGCAGAACCGCAAAAGGAACATCAGTGGCTGCAAAAACTCGTTGGTGAATGGACGTATGAGATTGAGGTCAAGATGGGAGCGGATCGACCTACCGAAAAATCGACGGGAACTGAGAGCGTGCGATCGCTTGGCAGACTCTGGATTCTAGCCGAAGCACAGGGCGAGATACCTGGCTGCGGTGAAGCAACAACGATGATGACGCTCGGCTACGACCCGCAGAAACAGCGATATGTAGGTACCTGGATCGGGTCAATGATGACATACCTCTGGGTGTACGAAGGTGGCGAACTGGACGAGGCTGAAACGGTGCTAACGCTCAATTCTGAGGGACCGGCGATGACTGGCAACGAAAAGATGGCAAAATACAGAGACGCGATCGAGTTCGAGAGCAACGATCGCCGAGCCATGACCTCGCATGTGTTGGGTGATGACGGGCAATGGCATCACTTCATGACCGCAAACTATTGGCGGAAGCAATAG